From the genome of Ictalurus furcatus strain D&B chromosome 4, Billie_1.0, whole genome shotgun sequence, one region includes:
- the ighmbp2 gene encoding DNA-binding protein SMUBP-2, translating to MEVESFVSKSLELLQEERGAEIEETRAWQKNLSLKNLQQKGVCLLKLHIGSQRTGMHGRFLVTFEPRKSIGPSVLPSHGFGPGDIVGLYESEGCSQPNQLCSGVVTHVTQASITVAFDETHDGLNLESDVLYNIMKLANDVTYKRLTHALNSLNGYRSGPATQLISVLFGYSEPGTLSQQNALEWINNGLDSSQQEAVLFALSQKEVAIIHGPPGTGKTTTVVEVILQAVKQGQKVLCCAPSNVAVDNLVERLAKSKAKVLRLGHPARLLESIQKHSLDAVLAQSDNTNIIADVRKDMDKAFSQIKKVRDKGQRSSLRREIGELRKELKSREEMAITQILKRASVILATNTGASDYGALKYLPSEHFDLVVIDECAQALESSCWIALLKARKCILAGDYKQLPPTIKSQNAAAKGLSVSLMERLIQEYGDSIVRMLTTQYRMNSAIMQWASEQMYQGKLTAHPSVEKHLLRDLAGVALVEETNMPLLLVDTAGSGLNEMEDTDEQSKGNQGEVDIVALHMRTLTEAGVKAKDIAVIAPYNLQVDLLRQKLSNDYPDLEIKSVDGFQGREKEAVLLSLVRSNRKGEVGFLAEDRRINVAVTRARRQLVVVCDSQTVRNHEFLRSLVDYMSEHGEVRTAFEYLEDLVPENYQRDFKDKQNNIKVSSTKTKARNQQGERGEKKQNKVSESKIKGNGQSKDEPHLSNNVKSGLPKPKADDQLESEMKKAEMRQQLLNFLDNQGQTELQFPSSLNSHERLLVHQLCEELELKHVSKGTGKQRHITVSKPVAEPEERPEEDSESTKTEIQIPEELSEKESNTQPLKFALDLKSLHLERMRREREKREEKIQSKRLETELKDIKGPSTKKNKDVTKGKGKKKAGAVDIAAAATADYDFDALIDAVVKAESVCGFMKCKASVLTLGQLCVYCNRQYCLSHHIPEVHGCGDKAKAQARMRISKEGVLYAGSGQKDKSMDPNKKAYLQRKLDSKLKDMASQRKSKSKDKEP from the exons GTGACATTGTGGGTCTTTACGAATCAGAAGGATGCAGCCAGCCTAATCAGCTTTGCTCAGGTGTGGTGACGCATGTGACGCAGGCATCAATAACAGTTGCTTTTGATGAAACACATGATGGCCTCAACCTGGAAAGTGATGTACTATACAATATTATGAAGCTTGCAAATGATGTAACCTATAAACGATTGACTCA TGCTTTAAACTCTTTGAATGGCTACAGAAGTGGTCCTGCCACCCAACTAATTAGTGTCCTTTTTGGTTACTCTGAGCCTGGAACATTGTCACAGCAGA ATGCTTTAGAGTGGATCAATAATGGATTAGACAGTTCTCAGCAGGAGGCTGTGTTGTTCGCACTCTCTCAGAAAGAGGTTGCTATCATACATGGACCACCAGGGACGGGGAAAACCACAACGGTGGTTGAAGTTATTCTACAGGCTGTAAAACAAGGCCAGAAG gttttgtgctgTGCACCATCCAACGTGGCGGTGGATAATTTGGTGGAGCGCCTGGCCAAGAGCAAGGCTAAGGTCCTGCGACTGGGACATCCAGCACGCCTTCTAGAGTCGATCCAGAAACATTCATTGGACGCAGTGCTTGCACAGAGCGACAACACCAACATCATTGCAGATGTTCGAAAAGACATGGATAAAGCCTTT AGTCAGATAAAGAAAGTGCGTGATAAAGGACAGAGAAGCAGCCTAAGGCGTGAAATAGGAGAGCTGCGAAAGGAACTGAAGAGCAGGGAAGAGATGGCCATCACCCAAATCCTGAAAAGGGCCAGTGTTATTCTGGCAACCAACACTG GAGCTAGTGATTATGGTGCACTGAAGTATTTGCCAAGCGAGCATTTCGACCTGGTGGTGATAGATGAATGTGCTCAGGCTCTGGAGAGCAGCTGTTGGATTGCACTGCTCAAAGCACGCAAGTGCATCCTGGCTGGAGACTACAAGCAGCTGCCACCCACAATTAAATCTCAGAA TGCAGCTGCTAAAGGTCTGTCTGTGAGTTTAATGGAGCGGCTGATTCAGGAGTACGGAGACTCCATAGTTCGAATGCTGACCACTCAGTACCGTATGAACAGTGCTATCATGCAGTGGGCCTCAGAGCAGATGTACCAAGGGAAACTGACCGCACATCCTTCAGTGGAGAAACATTTATTGAG agacCTGGCTGGTGTAGCTCTTGTTGAGGAGACCAACATGCCTCTGCTCTTAGTTGACACTGCTGGCAGTGGGCTCAATGAAATGGAGGACACAGATGAGCAATCAAAAGGCAATCAGG GTGAAGTTGACATAGTGGCACTTCACATGAGAACCTTGACTGAAGCTGGAGTTAAGGCCAAAGACATTGCAGTCATTGCACCTTATAACCTACAG GTAGATCTGCTAAGACAGAAGCTCTCAAATGACTATCCTGACCTGGAGATCAAATCTGTAGATGGCTTTCAAGGCAGAGAAAAGGAGGCAGTGCTGCTGTCCCTGGTTAGATCTAATAGAAAAG GAGAAGTTGGATTTCTTGCGGAGGACAGGAGGATCAACGTGGCAGTAACACGTGCCAGACGCCAGCTTGTAGTGGTATGCGATTCCCAGACTGTCCGAAACCATGAATTTCTCAGAAGTTTGGTTGACTACATGTCTGAGCACGGGGAGGTTCGTACTGCCTTCGAGTACCTAGAGGACCTGGTGCCTGAAAACTACCAGCGTgattttaaagacaaacagaaTAACATTAAAGTATCTTccaccaaaacaaaggcaagaaACCAACAAGGCGAAAGGGGTGAGAAGAAGCAGAATAAAGTTTCTGAGAGCAAAATCAAAGGAAATGGCCAATCAAAGGATGAGCCCCACCTCAGCAATAATGTAAAGTCAGGCCTTCCCAAGCCAAAAGCAGATGATCAACTTGAGTCTGAAATGAAGAAAGCAGAGATGAGGCAGCAGTTGCTTAACTTTCTGGACAACCAAGGTCAGACAGAGCTTCAGTTTCCTTCCTCTCTGAATTCACATGAACGCCTGCTGGTCCACCAACTCTGTGAAGAGCTGGAACTAAAGCATGTGAGCAAGGGAACGGGAAAACAGCGCCATATCACTGTTTCCAAACCAGTGGCAGAGCCAGAGGAGAGACCGGAAGAGGATTCCGAGTCCACAAAGACAGAAATCCAGATTCCAGAGGAACTTAGTGAAAAGGAATCCAACACACAACCACTAAAGTTTGCTCTAGATTTGAAAAGCTTGCATTTGGAGCGTATGCGCCGGGAGCGAGAAAAACGGGAGGAGAAAATTCAGAGCAAAAGACTGGAGACAGAGCTTAAAGACATCAAAGGCCCATCCACGAAAAAGAACAAAGACGTAACAAAAG gaaaggggaaaaagaaagcagGGGCTGTGGACATTGCTGCAGCTGCTACAGCTGATTATGATTTCGATGCACTCATTGATGCTGTGGTGAAAGCAGAAAGCGTGTGTGGCTTCATGAAGTGTAAAGCCAGTGTGCTCACACTGGGACAGCTGTGTGTCTACTGTAACAGACAGTACTGCCTGAGTCACCACATACCTGAG GTCCATGGATGTGGAGACAAAGCAAAGGCTCAGGCTCGCATGAGGATAAGCAAAGAGGGAGTGCTGTATGCTGGAAGCGGACAGAAGGACAAGTCCATGGATCCAAACAAAAAAGCATACCTGCAACGCAAACTAGACTCTAAACTCAAAGACATGGCATCCCAAAGAAAATCCAAATCAAAAGATAAAGAACCCTGA